In Pedobacter sp. W3I1, one DNA window encodes the following:
- a CDS encoding DUF2911 domain-containing protein — MKTMIKSIALLFTAITISVSAMAQDAQPKPSPAATVTGKVKGATITINYSSPAVKGRKIWGGLEAFDKVWRAGANEATTFETDKDILVEGKALAAGKYSFFLIPKESGTWTAIFNKEPKQWGAYKYEEAKDALRVDVKTKALKATQERLVYKITKSGFALEWDKISVPVNIK; from the coding sequence ATGAAAACGATGATTAAATCAATCGCGTTGCTATTTACAGCAATTACTATTTCTGTAAGTGCAATGGCACAAGATGCTCAGCCTAAGCCAAGTCCTGCGGCTACAGTAACAGGGAAAGTTAAAGGTGCCACCATTACCATCAACTACAGCAGTCCGGCAGTAAAAGGACGTAAAATCTGGGGCGGTTTAGAAGCCTTTGATAAAGTATGGCGTGCAGGTGCAAACGAGGCTACTACTTTCGAAACCGATAAAGACATTTTAGTTGAAGGCAAAGCTTTGGCAGCTGGAAAATACAGCTTCTTTTTAATCCCTAAAGAAAGCGGAACCTGGACAGCTATCTTTAACAAAGAGCCAAAACAGTGGGGCGCTTACAAATACGAAGAAGCTAAAGATGCCTTACGTGTTGATGTTAAAACGAAAGCATTAAAAGCTACACAAGAACGTTTGGTTTACAAAATAACCAAAAGCGGCTTCGCTTTAGAATGGGATAAAATCTCAGTTCCGGTTAACATTAAATAA
- a CDS encoding bifunctional 2-polyprenyl-6-hydroxyphenol methylase/3-demethylubiquinol 3-O-methyltransferase UbiG, which produces MNEAWVDRWNDRYSNNEFAYGEQPNNYLKEQLTQLKTGSILFPAEGEGRNAVFAAKLGWKVSAFDISIEGKNKAIQLAEDNNVSIDYQMGELQELDYKAEQFDALALIYAHFPSAIKSTYHKTLSNYLRKGGLVIFEAFSKKHLDYLAKNEKVGGPKEIDMLFSIEEIKSDFENYEIIVLEEKEIELNEGLFHNGQGSVIRFVGIKK; this is translated from the coding sequence ATGAACGAAGCTTGGGTTGATAGGTGGAATGACCGATATAGTAACAATGAGTTTGCTTATGGTGAACAACCGAATAACTATTTAAAAGAGCAGTTGACACAGCTCAAGACCGGATCTATACTTTTTCCAGCAGAAGGCGAGGGCCGAAATGCTGTTTTTGCAGCAAAACTCGGTTGGAAGGTTTCGGCTTTTGATATCAGCATTGAAGGAAAAAACAAAGCAATTCAACTCGCAGAAGACAATAATGTTAGCATTGATTACCAGATGGGCGAACTTCAGGAGCTGGACTATAAAGCTGAACAGTTTGATGCCCTTGCCTTGATTTATGCACACTTTCCATCGGCAATTAAATCAACCTACCACAAAACACTGAGCAATTATTTACGCAAGGGTGGTTTGGTTATTTTTGAAGCTTTTAGCAAGAAACACCTTGATTATCTTGCCAAAAATGAAAAAGTTGGTGGACCGAAAGAAATCGATATGCTCTTTTCGATCGAAGAAATAAAATCTGATTTCGAAAATTATGAGATTATCGTACTGGAAGAAAAAGAAATCGAATTGAATGAAGGCTTGTTTCATAACGGACAAGGCTCGGTAATCAGATTTGTTGGAATAAAGAAATAA
- a CDS encoding sodium:solute symporter, with product MSNIDWAVLIFTLLVVVTYGVFIGRGQKSNASYLKADNKMPWYIVLLGIMATQASAITFLSAPGQAYTDGMRFVQYYFGLPLAMIVICITFIPIFQRLNVYTAYEYLENRFDKKTRVLTSLLFLFSRGLSTGISIYAPSIILSSVLNWNIYLTNILTGGILLIYTYVGGAKAIAHTQKLQFLIILGTMAFAGYLLVQNMPNGIGFKDALYLAGKSGKLNVITTEFDWKDKYNIWSGLIGGFFLALSYFGTDQSQVGRYITAKDNTNAKMGLLLNGLVKIPMQFAILLIGALLFAFFSLKPAPIYFNERSYQYLKETQPQKAAAFEKEHDALAQKFNQQSKNILVEKEKQSPSLNSSIANFKSTQKQVKELHGRVEEAINKSNYNAEKTDTNYIFLYFVKNTLPVGMIGLLFAVIFLASWGSISAALNSLAACSLKDVHLIFGKKEVDDETELKYSRLHTLAWGIFSIAVAMFATQMGSLIEAVNVLGSLFYGPILGIFLVAFYFKKINGPIVFIAAILSEITVVAVYEFDIVSFLWLNVIGAAAVMMFSVVGLLFSSPKTVADR from the coding sequence ATGAGTAATATCGATTGGGCAGTATTGATATTTACCTTGCTAGTTGTGGTAACATATGGTGTTTTTATTGGTCGCGGGCAAAAAAGCAATGCATCCTATTTAAAGGCCGATAATAAAATGCCCTGGTATATTGTGCTTTTAGGTATTATGGCTACACAGGCCAGTGCCATTACTTTTTTATCAGCGCCCGGGCAGGCTTATACCGATGGGATGCGCTTCGTACAGTATTATTTTGGTTTGCCGTTGGCAATGATTGTTATCTGTATTACTTTCATCCCGATTTTTCAACGATTGAATGTATATACGGCATACGAATACCTAGAGAACCGTTTCGATAAAAAAACAAGGGTTTTAACTTCATTGCTGTTTCTGTTCTCGCGGGGATTATCGACCGGGATTAGTATTTATGCACCAAGTATTATCCTCTCCAGTGTTTTAAACTGGAATATTTATTTAACCAACATCCTTACCGGTGGGATTCTATTGATTTATACTTATGTTGGTGGTGCAAAAGCAATTGCACACACACAGAAACTGCAATTTTTGATCATTTTAGGAACAATGGCCTTTGCCGGATATCTTTTGGTACAGAATATGCCTAACGGAATCGGATTTAAAGATGCGCTTTACCTGGCCGGGAAATCGGGTAAATTAAATGTAATTACCACCGAATTCGATTGGAAGGATAAATACAATATCTGGAGTGGTTTAATTGGGGGCTTTTTCCTTGCCCTTTCTTACTTCGGTACCGATCAGAGCCAGGTGGGAAGATACATTACCGCGAAAGACAATACTAATGCTAAAATGGGATTACTGTTGAACGGATTGGTTAAAATCCCGATGCAGTTCGCTATCCTCTTAATCGGCGCGTTATTGTTTGCTTTCTTCTCGTTAAAACCGGCACCAATTTATTTCAATGAACGCTCCTATCAGTATTTAAAAGAAACGCAGCCCCAAAAGGCGGCCGCTTTCGAAAAAGAACACGATGCTTTAGCGCAGAAATTTAACCAGCAATCAAAAAATATCCTTGTAGAAAAGGAAAAGCAATCACCATCTCTGAATTCTTCGATAGCGAATTTTAAATCGACCCAAAAGCAGGTGAAAGAACTGCACGGCAGGGTAGAGGAGGCTATTAACAAATCGAATTATAATGCAGAGAAAACCGATACCAATTATATCTTTTTATACTTTGTAAAAAATACCCTTCCGGTTGGGATGATCGGTCTGCTTTTCGCGGTTATCTTTTTGGCCAGCTGGGGCTCTATTTCTGCAGCGCTGAATTCCCTGGCTGCCTGTTCCTTAAAAGATGTACACCTCATTTTTGGTAAAAAAGAAGTAGATGACGAAACCGAACTTAAATATAGCCGTTTGCACACTTTGGCCTGGGGTATTTTTTCAATAGCTGTTGCCATGTTTGCAACACAAATGGGCTCGCTAATAGAAGCTGTTAATGTACTGGGTTCGCTTTTTTATGGACCCATTCTGGGTATTTTTTTGGTGGCATTTTATTTTAAAAAGATAAACGGACCTATCGTATTTATTGCGGCCATCTTATCCGAAATTACCGTTGTCGCTGTATATGAATTCGATATTGTTTCATTCCTATGGCTCAATGTAATCGGCGCAGCAGCAGTAATGATGTTTTCGGTAGTTGGCCTCTTGTTTTCCAGCCCAAAGACCGTAGCCGACAGATAA
- a CDS encoding putative toxin-antitoxin system toxin component, PIN family: protein MQNLKSRIILDTNLWISFLISKDFSKLDEIIFSKKSILIFSQELLEEFLEVVKRPKFRRYFAQTDIEELLETIDEYGEFIVVKSKIEICRDAKDNFLLSLAVDGKADFLLTGDQDLLMIEKIGKTNIKTISSFFEDEINKV from the coding sequence ATGCAAAATCTGAAAAGTAGGATAATTCTCGATACTAATCTTTGGATTAGCTTTCTAATCTCAAAAGATTTTTCCAAACTTGATGAAATAATTTTCTCGAAAAAGAGCATTTTAATCTTTAGCCAAGAACTATTAGAAGAATTTCTTGAAGTTGTTAAGCGGCCAAAGTTTAGGCGTTATTTTGCTCAAACAGACATTGAAGAATTACTTGAAACTATAGATGAATATGGAGAATTCATTGTAGTCAAATCTAAAATTGAAATTTGTCGAGATGCAAAGGACAATTTTTTACTTTCACTTGCAGTTGATGGGAAAGCTGACTTCTTATTAACTGGAGATCAAGATTTATTGATGATAGAAAAGATCGGCAAGACAAATATTAAAACAATTTCATCATTTTTTGAAGATGAGATTAACAAAGTATAA
- a CDS encoding PIG-L family deacetylase, with translation MFKRLTAIFIFCFLAVFCVAQQVRPAKSSEIYREIKTLKHLPKVLYLAAHPDDENTGLLSWLINDQNVETAYLSLTRGDGGQNLLGTEQGAALGLIRTHELLEARRLDGAQQFFTRAIDFGFSKNTNDTFKQWDADSITADVVWVIRKFRPDVIICRFPPTAAAGHGQHAASAVVAEKAFKAAADKNMFPNQLKYVSVWQPKRLLWNTFRFGSVNTTAENQLKATVGQYDAQLGMGYGELAGLSRSLHKSQGAGTQSVAGVRSDYFTHVLGDPAKRTLFDGLSINWSDKGIGDIDELIDIILLSFNYNQPDKSLHGLLMLRKKIAELQDVALRKDKLAAIDNIILSCVGFMGEVVTNQPEAIAGNSYNFRLNLISRSATPVTIESVNWLNQTDNLNRKLANDSLITIERKIQIPANVAPTEPYWLAKPAKDAATFSVANDTLIGLPEMQSPVNVLLSLKIESEKFEIRLPLSYKKLDPVKGDVVEALRIIPVLDLSFSEPVYFAKEKEALNVSLRLKANKNINYGKITFKIGNQVVKTFQGINLAENTINIMNFLLPIEDLARIKASQNKLEAVFSSEANEYSKGQVLIQYPHLPTLQYFVPATTWLIKGDVKVLAKKVGYIEGAGDLIPEFLRQAGLQVDVLTEADILNTAKLASYDALVTGVRVINTEKRIKNWQVALRSYVENGGTIVMQYNTTQDMALQDFGIYPFSISGKRVTEENAEVKFLKPEHKLLNYPNKITAEDFKGWVQERGAYFPDKWDAKYEPLFEMHDTDEEPLQGSTLYAKFGKGNFIYTPLAFFRQLPAGNVGATRLFFNFLSAGK, from the coding sequence ATGTTTAAGAGACTAACCGCAATATTCATATTTTGCTTTCTGGCAGTTTTTTGTGTCGCCCAACAAGTACGCCCAGCCAAATCTTCAGAAATTTACAGAGAGATAAAAACATTAAAACATCTTCCGAAAGTTTTATACCTGGCTGCTCACCCCGATGATGAGAATACTGGTCTATTATCCTGGCTGATTAACGACCAAAATGTAGAAACAGCTTATTTGTCGCTTACCAGGGGAGACGGTGGACAAAACCTTTTGGGCACCGAACAAGGTGCGGCATTAGGCCTGATCAGAACGCACGAACTTTTGGAAGCCCGTAGATTAGACGGTGCACAACAATTTTTCACCAGGGCAATTGATTTCGGCTTTTCTAAGAATACCAACGATACTTTTAAACAGTGGGATGCCGATAGCATTACAGCTGATGTGGTTTGGGTGATCAGAAAATTTAGGCCCGATGTGATTATCTGCCGCTTCCCGCCAACCGCTGCTGCGGGTCATGGACAACATGCAGCTTCTGCTGTTGTTGCGGAGAAAGCATTTAAGGCTGCTGCCGATAAAAATATGTTTCCCAATCAGCTTAAATATGTTTCTGTTTGGCAGCCAAAAAGATTGTTGTGGAATACTTTTAGGTTTGGTTCGGTAAATACAACAGCCGAAAATCAATTAAAGGCAACCGTTGGTCAATACGATGCGCAATTGGGAATGGGTTATGGTGAGTTAGCAGGATTAAGCAGGAGCTTGCACAAAAGTCAGGGGGCAGGAACACAATCGGTAGCCGGAGTACGTTCAGATTATTTTACCCATGTTTTGGGCGATCCTGCCAAGAGAACTCTTTTTGATGGCTTAAGCATCAACTGGTCAGATAAAGGTATTGGGGATATTGATGAACTGATTGATATTATCTTATTATCTTTCAATTATAACCAACCCGATAAGAGTCTGCACGGACTGTTGATGCTGAGAAAGAAAATAGCCGAATTGCAGGATGTAGCGTTGAGAAAAGATAAACTGGCTGCTATTGATAATATTATTTTAAGCTGCGTAGGTTTTATGGGCGAAGTGGTAACCAATCAACCTGAAGCGATTGCCGGCAACAGTTATAATTTTCGTTTAAACTTAATTTCAAGATCGGCTACGCCCGTAACTATAGAAAGTGTGAATTGGTTAAACCAAACGGATAATTTAAATAGAAAGCTGGCCAACGACTCGCTGATTACCATTGAACGCAAGATTCAGATTCCTGCAAATGTAGCGCCTACTGAACCTTATTGGTTAGCCAAGCCTGCAAAAGATGCGGCAACTTTCAGTGTGGCAAATGATACATTAATCGGACTTCCGGAAATGCAATCGCCCGTTAATGTACTGTTGTCGCTGAAAATCGAATCGGAAAAATTTGAGATCAGATTGCCTTTATCTTATAAAAAATTAGATCCTGTTAAAGGTGATGTGGTAGAAGCCCTGAGGATTATCCCTGTACTCGATTTAAGTTTTAGTGAGCCTGTTTATTTTGCTAAAGAAAAAGAAGCTTTAAATGTCAGCCTTCGCTTAAAGGCTAATAAGAACATTAATTACGGCAAGATTACTTTCAAAATCGGCAACCAGGTAGTGAAAACCTTTCAGGGAATCAACCTTGCAGAGAACACCATTAATATCATGAATTTCCTTTTGCCAATTGAAGATTTAGCCAGAATTAAAGCCAGCCAGAATAAACTGGAAGCTGTTTTTTCATCAGAAGCGAATGAATATTCAAAAGGACAGGTATTAATTCAATATCCTCATTTGCCAACCCTGCAGTATTTTGTTCCGGCCACAACCTGGTTGATTAAAGGAGACGTAAAGGTGCTGGCCAAAAAAGTGGGGTATATTGAAGGTGCAGGAGATCTGATTCCCGAATTTTTGCGACAGGCCGGTTTACAGGTTGATGTATTGACTGAAGCCGATATCCTAAACACGGCAAAACTGGCCAGCTACGATGCCCTGGTAACGGGAGTAAGGGTAATCAACACCGAAAAAAGAATTAAAAACTGGCAAGTTGCTTTACGCAGTTATGTTGAAAACGGTGGAACCATTGTAATGCAGTACAATACCACACAAGATATGGCACTGCAGGATTTTGGAATCTATCCTTTTAGCATCAGTGGCAAAAGGGTAACCGAAGAAAATGCGGAAGTTAAATTTTTGAAACCTGAACATAAGCTGTTAAACTACCCGAATAAAATTACCGCCGAAGATTTTAAAGGTTGGGTGCAGGAACGGGGTGCTTATTTTCCTGATAAGTGGGATGCCAAATATGAACCGCTTTTCGAAATGCACGATACTGATGAAGAACCGCTTCAGGGATCAACCCTATACGCGAAATTTGGAAAAGGGAATTTTATTTATACACCATTAGCCTTTTTCAGGCAATTGCCTGCCGGAAATGTTGGTGCAACCAGATTGTTCTTTAACTTTTTATCGGCTGGGAAATAG
- a CDS encoding sigma-54 dependent transcriptional regulator, whose amino-acid sequence MNGMVLIIDDEKKICSLLSRIIELEGFKTLQANTGKDGLKLLKSNDVSIVISDVKLPDVNGVALVKDIKAIKSYVEIINLTAYGTIADGVLAIKNGAFDYLVKGDDNDKIIPLLYKAMDKSNLQRRISDLENKIAKKHSFQTIIGQSKPLMEAIDLAKKVSATDTTVLLLGETGTGKEVFAQSIHYESPRAVKPFVALNCSGFSPDLLESELFGYKAGAFTGANKDKKGLLEEANGGTLLLDEIGEMNLDLQAKLLRVLESQTFIKVGDTQTQQVNVRILAATNKDLKADSSSGKFRSDLYYRLSVFTITLPPLRQRKADIPALAKHYLKEFADKVNRSTPKLDDKILSILSDHNWKGNIRELKNVIERLVILSDGDTLSATALPPEFFEFAPVENDYNLQQIEKQHIQKVLIHTKGNKTETSRLLGIGLTTLYRKIEEYQIKEI is encoded by the coding sequence ATGAATGGCATGGTGCTCATCATCGATGATGAAAAGAAAATCTGCAGTTTACTTTCCAGGATTATAGAATTAGAGGGTTTTAAAACCTTACAGGCCAACACTGGAAAAGACGGCCTTAAATTACTTAAAAGCAACGATGTTAGCATTGTCATTAGTGATGTAAAACTACCTGATGTTAATGGGGTTGCACTGGTTAAGGATATTAAAGCTATAAAATCTTATGTCGAAATTATAAACCTTACCGCTTACGGTACCATTGCCGACGGCGTTTTGGCTATTAAAAACGGAGCATTTGATTACCTTGTAAAAGGTGATGATAATGACAAGATTATTCCGCTTTTGTACAAGGCGATGGATAAATCAAATCTGCAGCGCAGGATTTCCGACCTGGAAAACAAAATCGCTAAAAAACATAGTTTCCAAACCATTATTGGTCAATCAAAGCCTTTGATGGAAGCGATCGATCTGGCTAAAAAAGTAAGCGCAACCGACACTACTGTTTTGTTACTGGGCGAAACAGGAACTGGAAAAGAAGTTTTCGCTCAATCTATTCATTACGAAAGCCCAAGGGCTGTAAAACCTTTTGTGGCCTTAAATTGCAGCGGTTTTAGTCCGGATTTATTGGAAAGCGAATTATTCGGATACAAAGCGGGGGCTTTTACGGGTGCCAATAAAGACAAAAAAGGACTATTAGAAGAAGCGAACGGTGGCACATTGTTACTGGATGAAATCGGCGAGATGAACCTCGATTTACAGGCAAAATTATTACGTGTACTCGAAAGCCAGACTTTTATCAAAGTGGGCGATACCCAAACACAACAAGTAAACGTCCGGATTTTAGCAGCCACAAATAAAGATTTAAAAGCTGATTCGTCATCGGGAAAATTCCGATCCGATCTCTATTACCGGCTTTCAGTTTTTACCATCACCTTACCGCCGCTACGCCAGCGAAAAGCAGACATTCCTGCATTGGCAAAGCACTACCTGAAAGAATTTGCCGATAAGGTAAACCGATCAACACCAAAACTGGATGATAAAATCTTATCTATATTAAGTGATCATAACTGGAAAGGAAATATCCGCGAACTTAAAAATGTGATTGAACGTTTGGTCATCCTGTCAGATGGTGATACTTTGAGCGCTACTGCCTTACCGCCAGAATTTTTTGAATTTGCACCGGTAGAAAACGATTATAATCTACAACAAATAGAAAAACAGCACATCCAAAAAGTACTTATCCATACCAAAGGGAATAAAACCGAAACTTCGAGGCTCCTGGGTATCGGTCTAACTACGCTTTATCGTAAAATAGAGGAGTATCAGATTAAAGAAATTTAA
- a CDS encoding ABC transporter substrate-binding protein produces the protein MRGSFNYIFWFFCVGLFFSCKENTDHQDKKVFNINLDQGLTSIDPAFARNQNAIWITNQIFNGLVQIDSSLQTLPCIAKSWQVSEDALTYTFNLRNDVYFHDDPIFKNGKGRKVVSSDFVYSFYRLIDPKVASSGGWIFSDKVKDKHNFIALNDSTFQIKLVRPFPPFMSLLTTQYCSVVPKEVVEHYGKDFRSHPVGTGPFRFKYWKEGEILVLLKNEHYFEKDAKGIALPYLDAVKASFITDKQSGFMSFLKKDLDFYYNVDGSYRDDILTKSGKMTSKYKGKFTLTKSPYLCTEYVGILVDTNLSIVKKSPLRLKKIRQAINYAIDRDRLIKYLRNGIGIAATSGFIPKGMPGFDSLAVRGYAYNPKLAAKLLEEAGFPEGKGMAEVTLNTTTTYKDLIEFIQGELTAVGIKTKIDVSPSASLRDLMSKNNVNFFRGSWLADYGDGENFLSMFYSKNKVPYGPNYTAFYNKEFDQLFEKSYYETNNEKRFELYRKMDQMVMDYALVVPLFYDQSVVMLQNNISGYSFNPLSLMILKRIKKK, from the coding sequence ATGCGAGGCTCATTTAATTATATATTTTGGTTTTTTTGTGTAGGCTTATTCTTTTCATGTAAGGAGAATACTGATCATCAAGATAAAAAAGTCTTCAATATCAATCTCGATCAGGGTTTAACCTCTATTGATCCGGCCTTTGCGCGCAACCAGAATGCGATCTGGATAACCAACCAGATTTTTAATGGTTTGGTACAGATCGATTCGTCCTTGCAAACCCTCCCTTGCATAGCCAAAAGCTGGCAGGTTTCAGAAGATGCGTTAACATATACTTTTAATCTGCGTAATGATGTTTACTTTCATGATGACCCGATTTTTAAAAATGGAAAAGGAAGGAAAGTTGTGTCCAGCGATTTTGTATATAGTTTTTATCGCTTAATTGATCCAAAAGTAGCTTCGTCAGGTGGATGGATTTTTAGTGATAAAGTGAAGGATAAACATAATTTTATTGCTTTAAACGATTCTACTTTCCAGATCAAGCTGGTGCGTCCTTTCCCGCCCTTTATGAGTTTGCTCACTACACAATATTGCTCTGTTGTACCGAAAGAAGTTGTAGAACATTACGGTAAAGATTTCAGGAGTCATCCTGTCGGCACCGGACCCTTCAGATTTAAATACTGGAAAGAAGGCGAAATACTGGTGCTTTTAAAAAACGAGCATTATTTTGAAAAAGATGCCAAAGGAATAGCACTACCCTACCTTGATGCCGTAAAAGCCAGTTTCATTACCGATAAACAGAGCGGTTTTATGAGTTTCCTGAAAAAGGACCTGGATTTCTATTATAATGTAGACGGCAGTTACCGCGATGATATCCTGACCAAAAGCGGAAAGATGACCTCGAAATACAAAGGAAAATTTACATTAACCAAAAGCCCATATCTGTGTACCGAGTATGTTGGTATATTGGTTGATACCAATCTTTCGATTGTGAAGAAATCGCCATTGCGCTTAAAAAAAATCAGACAGGCCATTAATTATGCTATAGACCGTGATCGATTAATTAAATACTTAAGGAATGGCATTGGCATAGCCGCAACATCTGGTTTCATTCCTAAAGGCATGCCTGGTTTTGATAGTTTAGCTGTTAGAGGATATGCCTATAACCCAAAACTTGCTGCCAAACTTTTGGAGGAGGCAGGTTTTCCTGAAGGAAAAGGCATGGCAGAAGTAACGCTAAATACCACCACAACTTATAAAGACCTGATCGAATTTATCCAGGGCGAGCTTACTGCAGTAGGTATTAAAACTAAAATTGATGTGAGTCCAAGTGCCAGTTTAAGGGACTTAATGTCGAAAAACAATGTAAACTTTTTCCGTGGCTCGTGGCTGGCCGATTATGGCGATGGAGAGAATTTCCTTTCGATGTTTTATTCAAAAAACAAAGTCCCCTATGGACCAAATTATACCGCTTTTTACAACAAGGAATTCGATCAGCTGTTTGAGAAAAGCTATTACGAAACCAATAATGAAAAACGCTTTGAGCTGTACCGCAAAATGGACCAGATGGTAATGGATTATGCTCTTGTTGTACCTCTATTTTATGATCAATCCGTTGTAATGCTTCAGAACAATATTAGCGGATATTCGTTCAATCCATTGAGCTTGATGATCTTAAAACGGATTAAAAAGAAATAG
- a CDS encoding prolyl oligopeptidase family serine peptidase — protein MKKSLLILFILLSTSNIFAQSFSLKSVLSYPFPTQLVASPVGSKIAWAANEQGKRNIYMAQAPDYKAIKITDYNDDDGQELSSMSISADGKWIVYVRGGDHGGRDGGPVNANSSPIAPKVQVFSIPFEGGKVVQIGEGDNPVISPDSKQVLFSKAGQVMIGSVDGSSAAKSLFYAKGNNGAYKWSPDGKKVAFISNRTDHAFLGIYTDQQTPIKWLLPSFSKDNAPVWSPDGNDIAFIRTPGTGGETDSILTKKHQPWAIWTVNVNTGAGKQIWKAPETLRGSYPSIDGGANLLWGAAGKIIFTSYEDGWPHLYSINADGSKRLLLTPGDFAVENVKLSNDKKTVVFAANTGGDADDLDRRHIYKVSVDKADMLALSFGKGIEAYPVIAGDNQTFFCLSSTAERPLLPAIISTKKTLNLIGESLIPQDFPLKEMVVPKHVSFKAPDGNMVYGQLFSPKKAAKNHPAIVYVHGGPQRQMFLGWNPMDYYSIDYALNQYLVNLGFTVLSVNYRLGIGYGYEFHKPINAGAQGASEYQDIKAAGEWLAAQTNINKDKIGIYGGSYGGYLTALALGKDSKLFVAGVDIHGVNNRFSSQDQEGRKPAPDALLAAKIADESSPVSYVATWTSPSLIIHADDDRNVAFNQSVDLAKRFEDRKIRFEFLAIPDDTHHWMKFANGLKVSEATADFLTRKLMDKK, from the coding sequence ATGAAAAAATCGCTGCTTATCCTGTTTATTTTACTTTCTACCTCCAATATATTCGCACAGTCATTTAGCCTAAAGTCGGTTCTGTCTTATCCTTTTCCTACCCAGTTAGTAGCTTCGCCTGTCGGTTCTAAAATTGCATGGGCAGCCAATGAGCAAGGAAAAAGAAATATTTATATGGCGCAAGCACCCGATTATAAAGCCATAAAAATTACAGATTATAACGATGATGACGGACAGGAGCTAAGCAGCATGTCTATTTCTGCTGATGGTAAATGGATTGTGTATGTACGTGGGGGAGATCATGGGGGTCGGGATGGTGGTCCGGTTAATGCAAATTCATCTCCCATAGCCCCAAAAGTTCAGGTGTTCAGCATTCCTTTTGAAGGCGGAAAAGTGGTTCAGATAGGTGAAGGCGATAATCCGGTTATCTCTCCCGATAGCAAACAGGTGCTTTTTAGCAAGGCCGGGCAAGTGATGATCGGTTCGGTTGATGGTTCCTCGGCAGCGAAAAGCTTATTTTATGCCAAAGGCAATAACGGTGCTTATAAATGGTCGCCAGATGGGAAAAAAGTTGCTTTTATTTCCAACCGTACTGATCATGCTTTTCTGGGCATCTATACCGATCAGCAAACACCAATCAAATGGCTGTTGCCATCTTTTTCTAAAGATAATGCACCTGTATGGTCGCCTGATGGCAATGATATTGCTTTTATAAGAACACCTGGAACAGGGGGCGAAACAGATTCTATCTTAACCAAAAAACATCAGCCCTGGGCAATCTGGACTGTTAACGTAAATACCGGAGCGGGAAAACAGATATGGAAAGCGCCCGAAACGCTGAGGGGCTCTTATCCCTCAATAGATGGTGGGGCAAATTTACTGTGGGGAGCAGCAGGCAAAATCATTTTTACCTCTTACGAGGATGGCTGGCCACATCTTTACTCCATAAATGCTGATGGATCGAAGCGTTTATTACTCACTCCAGGAGATTTTGCCGTAGAAAACGTCAAATTAAGCAATGATAAAAAAACAGTGGTTTTTGCAGCCAATACAGGTGGTGATGCAGATGATCTGGATAGAAGGCATATTTATAAAGTTTCGGTTGATAAAGCAGATATGCTGGCCCTAAGTTTTGGCAAAGGAATAGAGGCTTATCCGGTAATTGCAGGCGATAACCAGACCTTTTTCTGCCTGAGTTCTACTGCAGAAAGACCGCTGTTGCCGGCAATAATCAGCACCAAAAAAACATTAAATCTCATTGGCGAATCACTTATCCCACAGGATTTCCCGCTTAAAGAGATGGTAGTGCCCAAACATGTAAGTTTTAAGGCCCCTGATGGAAACATGGTTTACGGCCAATTGTTCTCGCCAAAAAAGGCTGCCAAAAACCATCCTGCAATTGTTTATGTTCATGGTGGACCACAACGGCAAATGTTTTTGGGGTGGAACCCGATGGATTATTATTCGATCGATTATGCGTTAAATCAATACCTGGTTAACCTGGGTTTTACAGTACTCTCTGTAAATTACCGCTTAGGAATAGGCTATGGTTATGAGTTTCATAAACCCATAAATGCAGGTGCTCAAGGCGCGTCAGAATACCAGGATATTAAAGCCGCTGGTGAGTGGCTTGCTGCACAGACCAATATTAACAAAGATAAAATAGGCATTTATGGGGGCTCTTATGGCGGCTACTTAACCGCATTGGCACTTGGTAAAGATTCTAAGTTGTTTGTCGCCGGGGTAGATATTCATGGTGTAAACAATAGGTTTTCAAGTCAGGATCAGGAAGGAAGAAAGCCTGCCCCAGACGCGCTACTTGCTGCAAAGATAGCTGATGAATCTTCACCAGTGAGCTATGTGGCTACCTGGACATCTCCTTCGCTAATTATCCATGCTGATGATGACCGGAATGTTGCCTTTAATCAGAGTGTTGATCTCGCCAAACGTTTTGAAGACAGGAAAATCCGTTTTGAATTTCTGGCCATTCCGGATGATACCCATCATTGGATGAAATTTGCCAACGGTTTAAAGGTCAGTGAAGCAACGGCCGATTTTCTCACACGGAAACTGATGGATAAGAAGTAA